In Thunnus thynnus chromosome 20, fThuThy2.1, whole genome shotgun sequence, a single window of DNA contains:
- the LOC137171761 gene encoding uncharacterized protein isoform X1 translates to MDLTFALSAIIFTLLAIVVATSLFNNSSPATDFANARSYFGCRGDGAAAGSDPSGPKLNGHVPDNQKEEEEEEEEADDWNELSGSSHDHWDVVKSVLSEEAQPNPRTEELATPVVHSSFTSSLSVPRPGSRHTSLDVDSSPGRCRTSFIGLSDKELLKCAFSHPQTEGATESPEINDKVESNSDDSLKYVPGKARSHHLKMMMSKEELEEEQRVQREQLAAIFQLLKENTETFGEVSEGDMEEQLRLYSI, encoded by the exons ATGGATCTAACGTTTGCGTTGTCTGCTATCATTTTCACGCTGCTCGCCATTGTGGTCGCTACGTCGCTTTTTAACAACTCCTCGCCCGCAACCGACTTTGCAAACGCACGGAGTTATTTCGGGTGCAGAGGGGACGGTGCAGCCGCAGGATCGGACCCATCAGGGCCCAAACTGAACGGTCATGTACCCGACAatcagaaggaggaggaggaggaggaggaggaggcggacgACTGGAACGAGCTCAGCGGTAGCTCACATGATCACTGGGATGTAGTGAAATCTGTGCTTTCG GAGGAGGCACAGCCCAACCCTCGCACTGAAGAATTGGCAACACCAGTTGTTCACTCCTCCTTCACATCTAGCCTGTCCGTCCCCAGGCCTGGATCTAGGCACACGAGCTTAGACGTAGACTCGTCACCTGGGCGGTGCCGTACGTCATTCATTGGGCTCTCTGATAAGGAACTCCTAAAGTGTGCTTTCTCTCACCCCCAGACCGAAGGAGCCACAGAGAGCCCAGAGATCAACG ATAAGGTGGAATCAAATTCAGACGATTCCTTGAAGTACGTCCCCGGAAAGGCGAGATCCCACCATCTGAAAATGATGATGTCcaaagaggagctggaggaggagcagag GGTGCAACGTGAGCAGCTAGCTGCCATCTTCCAGCTGTTGAAAGAGAACACGGAGACGTTTGGGGAGGTGTCTGAGGGAGACATGGAGGAGCAGCTCAGACTCTACTCCATCTGA
- the LOC137171761 gene encoding uncharacterized protein isoform X2, which produces MDLTFALSAIIFTLLAIVVATSLFNNSSPATDFANARSYFGCRGDGAAAGSDPSGPKLNGHVPDNQKEEEEEEEEADDWNELSGSSHDHWDVVKSVLSEEAQPNPRTEELATPVVHSSFTSSLSVPRPGSRHTSLDVDSSPGRCRTSFIGLSDKELLKCAFSHPQTEGATESPEINDKVESNSDDSLKYVPGKARSHHLKMMMSKEELEEEQRIHSNTDFSCL; this is translated from the exons ATGGATCTAACGTTTGCGTTGTCTGCTATCATTTTCACGCTGCTCGCCATTGTGGTCGCTACGTCGCTTTTTAACAACTCCTCGCCCGCAACCGACTTTGCAAACGCACGGAGTTATTTCGGGTGCAGAGGGGACGGTGCAGCCGCAGGATCGGACCCATCAGGGCCCAAACTGAACGGTCATGTACCCGACAatcagaaggaggaggaggaggaggaggaggaggcggacgACTGGAACGAGCTCAGCGGTAGCTCACATGATCACTGGGATGTAGTGAAATCTGTGCTTTCG GAGGAGGCACAGCCCAACCCTCGCACTGAAGAATTGGCAACACCAGTTGTTCACTCCTCCTTCACATCTAGCCTGTCCGTCCCCAGGCCTGGATCTAGGCACACGAGCTTAGACGTAGACTCGTCACCTGGGCGGTGCCGTACGTCATTCATTGGGCTCTCTGATAAGGAACTCCTAAAGTGTGCTTTCTCTCACCCCCAGACCGAAGGAGCCACAGAGAGCCCAGAGATCAACG ATAAGGTGGAATCAAATTCAGACGATTCCTTGAAGTACGTCCCCGGAAAGGCGAGATCCCACCATCTGAAAATGATGATGTCcaaagaggagctggaggaggagcagag GATACACTCCAACACAGACTTTAGCTGTCTGTAA
- the LOC137171761 gene encoding matrix-remodeling-associated protein 7-like isoform X3 → MDLTFALSAIIFTLLAIVVATSLFNNSSPATDFANARSYFGCRGDGAAAGSDPSGPKLNGHVPDNQKEEEEEEEEADDWNELSGSSHDHWDVVKSVLSTEGATESPEINDKVESNSDDSLKYVPGKARSHHLKMMMSKEELEEEQRVQREQLAAIFQLLKENTETFGEVSEGDMEEQLRLYSI, encoded by the exons ATGGATCTAACGTTTGCGTTGTCTGCTATCATTTTCACGCTGCTCGCCATTGTGGTCGCTACGTCGCTTTTTAACAACTCCTCGCCCGCAACCGACTTTGCAAACGCACGGAGTTATTTCGGGTGCAGAGGGGACGGTGCAGCCGCAGGATCGGACCCATCAGGGCCCAAACTGAACGGTCATGTACCCGACAatcagaaggaggaggaggaggaggaggaggaggcggacgACTGGAACGAGCTCAGCGGTAGCTCACATGATCACTGGGATGTAGTGAAATCTGTGCTTTCG ACCGAAGGAGCCACAGAGAGCCCAGAGATCAACG ATAAGGTGGAATCAAATTCAGACGATTCCTTGAAGTACGTCCCCGGAAAGGCGAGATCCCACCATCTGAAAATGATGATGTCcaaagaggagctggaggaggagcagag GGTGCAACGTGAGCAGCTAGCTGCCATCTTCCAGCTGTTGAAAGAGAACACGGAGACGTTTGGGGAGGTGTCTGAGGGAGACATGGAGGAGCAGCTCAGACTCTACTCCATCTGA
- the LOC137171759 gene encoding alpha-N-acetylgalactosaminide alpha-2,6-sialyltransferase 1-like isoform X1: protein MGIQTARIFFVLFVISTGIVLFTLSRRNLSQSISWTAFSGKFKHRDGDSKITVLDNKGNSTPSPAVSPTTTHKAKITDSVTTNPVTEFKTDVMRTSTHGAVAETPMPVLYKSSFKKLPKWDFEDKYNQDAPPRQTTCAQSLRKSEDESFKKAFLPNIRLFMHKDNINMSEWNRLSHFNNPFGFMGYKYDEVMASAKLISKPKEPLLLPVPGSDGCVRCAVVATSGILYGSKLGKEIDAHDYVFRMNGAVIKGFEEDVGNKTSVYVHTAHSITSASYTLKKYGYKSVPHDEGIKYVMIPEGMRDFQWLQGLLKGERVSAGPYRNKRPRTYYAQQYNETRFYVLHQDFLRYVRNRFLSSHILNSVHWGIVRPTNGAFTLFLALQTCDIVDAYGFITGDHKKYSNYYYQRNAKTHVVYYINHDYTVEMNMWKKLHNSKIIRLYQRTDPETEKPKQ from the exons ATGGGAATACAAACTGCCAGGATattttttgtgctgtttgtgaTCTCAACTGgcattgtactttttactctatCAAGGCGAAATTTATCACAAAGCATCAG CTGGACCGCTTTCTCAGGAAAATTCAAacacagagatggagacagtAAAATTACAGTCTTGGATAATAAAGGAAACTCAACTCCATCGCCTGCTGTGTCACCCACAACAACACATAAAGCAAAAATCACTGATTCAGTGACAACAAACCCAGTGACGGAGTTTAAAACTGATGTAATGAGAACCTCTACGCATGGCGCTGTAGCTGAGACTCCCATGCCTGTCCTCTACAAAAGTTCCTTCAAGAAACTCCCCAAGTGGGATTTTGAGGATAAATATAACCAGGATGCTCCACCCAGACAGACA ACATGTGCCCAGTCTCTACGGAAGTCTGAAGATGAGAGCTTTAAGAAGGCTTTTCTTCCCAACATACGCTTGTTTATGCACAAAGACAATATCAACATGAGCGAGTGGAACCGACTTTCCCATTTTAACAATCCTTTCGGTTTCATGGGGTACAAGTATGATG aagTGATGGCCTCAGCGAAATTGATCTCAAAGCCAAAGGAGCCACTACTCCTTCCAGTTCCAGGCAGTGATGGATGTGTTCGCTGTGCTGTGGTGGCCACCTCTGGGATCCTCTATGGCTCTAAACTGGGGAAAGAGATCGATGCACACGATTATGTGTTTCG GATGAACGGCGCTGTCATCAAGGGTTTCGAGGAAGACGTAGGAAACAAAACGTCAGTGTACGTTCACACGGCCCACTCCATCACTTCAGCCTCATATACGCTGAAGAAGTATGGATACAAATCTGTCCCTCATGATGAG GGTATAAAATACGTAATGATTCCTGAGGGGATGAGGGATTTTCAGTGGCTCCAGGGTCTTCTCAAAGGAGAAAGGGTCTCTGCTGGTCCATATCGTAACAAGCG GCCGAGGACGTACTATGCCCAGCAGTACAATGAGACACGTTTCTACGTTCTGCACCAGGACTTTCTCAGATACGTGCGGAACAG GTTCTTGTCTTCTCATATCTTGAATTCTGTACACTGGGGAATTGTGAGACCAACCAATGGGGCATTCACTCTCTTCCTGGCTCTACAAACCTGTGACATA GTGGATGCATATGGATTCATTACTGGTGACCACAAGAAATACTCCAACTACTATTATCAGAGGAATGCTAAAACCCATGTCGTTTACTACATCAATCATGATTACACAGTGGAAATGAATATGTGGAAAAAACTgcacaacagcaaaataattaGGCTATATCAAAGAACTGACCCTGAAACAGAAAAGCCAAAGCAATAA
- the LOC137171759 gene encoding alpha-N-acetylgalactosaminide alpha-2,6-sialyltransferase 1-like isoform X2 yields MHKDNINMSEWNRLSHFNNPFGFMGYKYDEVMASAKLISKPKEPLLLPVPGSDGCVRCAVVATSGILYGSKLGKEIDAHDYVFRMNGAVIKGFEEDVGNKTSVYVHTAHSITSASYTLKKYGYKSVPHDEGIKYVMIPEGMRDFQWLQGLLKGERVSAGPYRNKRPRTYYAQQYNETRFYVLHQDFLRYVRNRFLSSHILNSVHWGIVRPTNGAFTLFLALQTCDIVDAYGFITGDHKKYSNYYYQRNAKTHVVYYINHDYTVEMNMWKKLHNSKIIRLYQRTDPETEKPKQ; encoded by the exons ATGCACAAAGACAATATCAACATGAGCGAGTGGAACCGACTTTCCCATTTTAACAATCCTTTCGGTTTCATGGGGTACAAGTATGATG aagTGATGGCCTCAGCGAAATTGATCTCAAAGCCAAAGGAGCCACTACTCCTTCCAGTTCCAGGCAGTGATGGATGTGTTCGCTGTGCTGTGGTGGCCACCTCTGGGATCCTCTATGGCTCTAAACTGGGGAAAGAGATCGATGCACACGATTATGTGTTTCG GATGAACGGCGCTGTCATCAAGGGTTTCGAGGAAGACGTAGGAAACAAAACGTCAGTGTACGTTCACACGGCCCACTCCATCACTTCAGCCTCATATACGCTGAAGAAGTATGGATACAAATCTGTCCCTCATGATGAG GGTATAAAATACGTAATGATTCCTGAGGGGATGAGGGATTTTCAGTGGCTCCAGGGTCTTCTCAAAGGAGAAAGGGTCTCTGCTGGTCCATATCGTAACAAGCG GCCGAGGACGTACTATGCCCAGCAGTACAATGAGACACGTTTCTACGTTCTGCACCAGGACTTTCTCAGATACGTGCGGAACAG GTTCTTGTCTTCTCATATCTTGAATTCTGTACACTGGGGAATTGTGAGACCAACCAATGGGGCATTCACTCTCTTCCTGGCTCTACAAACCTGTGACATA GTGGATGCATATGGATTCATTACTGGTGACCACAAGAAATACTCCAACTACTATTATCAGAGGAATGCTAAAACCCATGTCGTTTACTACATCAATCATGATTACACAGTGGAAATGAATATGTGGAAAAAACTgcacaacagcaaaataattaGGCTATATCAAAGAACTGACCCTGAAACAGAAAAGCCAAAGCAATAA